The proteins below come from a single Hippocampus zosterae strain Florida chromosome 5, ASM2543408v3, whole genome shotgun sequence genomic window:
- the aplp1 gene encoding amyloid beta precursor like protein 1 produces the protein MGHSANAILLAVLSLYARGNVEALSMSEVNGPGPQVAEPQIAMFCGRQLLHMNPQTGQWEPDPQGRKDCFKDPNEMLSYCQEMYPALSISHVEEAKSPVNIPYWCKNGWSHCQARRFIVVPYRCLEGEYVSEALLVPDRCRFLHQEKMDACESYVYWHNIAKEACTVDNLELHSYGMLLPCGENFRGVEYVCCPGRSSTSSKPEIEERELLTGHQTTQNRGIPNSAGKVIEPTPSPSPDTDIYETDMEDDDDEMVEDDEDEEEEEEDEVDEDPVEEEDEEEPIAVRNPEKYEYPIDSGPYQTADYLDSSYYDKSYKATTSPPLMKGDSVTTTRPTDGVDVYFEKPVDDTEHANFLRAKTDLEERRMKRINEIMKEWAEADNKSKNLPKSEQQALNEHFQSVLQTLEEQVAGERQRLVETHLARVESILNNNRRLALENYLSAVQSDEPQPEHVLQALKRYMAAEQKDRRHTLRHYQHIVAVDPQKAEQMKFQVYTHLHVIEERMNQSLALLYKDPILAEELHDDIQDLVRAERGDISELMTTSFSETHTTEELLPAQSEEEKDDEEEEEREFQNRPYPPRVDLQSNKKGDEYDYATSERAPTYEYEEKINTSVELKQVVYKPDEIERDELQPDALETFNRGAMVGLLVVAVAIAMVMVVSLLLVRRKPYGTISHGIVEVDPMLTPEERQLTKMQNHGYENPTYKFFEQMN, from the exons GCCTTGTCTATGAGCGAGGTAAACGGGCCCGGCCCCCAGGTGGCAGAACCACAGATTGCGATGTTCTGCGGCCGTCAGCTGCTTCACATGAACCCGCAGACGGGCCAGTGGGAGCCAGACCCTCAGGGCCGCAAGGACTGCTTCAAAGATCCCAATGAAATGCTCTCCTACTGTCAGGAG ATGTACCCAGCGCTTTCCATCTCCCACGTAGAGGAGGCAAAAAGTCCTGTGAACATCCCTTACTGGTGTAAGAACGGCTGGAGCCACTGCCAGGCACGCCGCTTCATAGTGGTGCCCTATCGCTGCCTAG AAGGTGAGTATGTGAGCGAGGCCCTGCTGGTTCCAGACCGATGCCGTTTCCTTCACCAGGAGAAGATGGATGCCTGCGAGAGTTACGTGTACTGGCACAATATTGCAAAGGAG GCGTGCACTGTCGACAATCTGGAGCTTCACAGCTATGGGATGCTTTTGCCATGTGGAGAAAATTTCCGCGGGGTGGAATATGTATGCTGCCCAGGTCGAAGCAGCACCAGCAGTAAGCCAGAAATTGAAGAAAGGGAACTCCTCACTGGCCACCAGACCACACAGAATCGCGGAATACCTAATTCTGC CGGCAAAGTGATCGAACCCACCCCGAGCCCCTCCCCCGACACCGACATTTACGAGACGGATATggaggatgacgatgacgagatggtggaggacgacgaggatgaggaagaggaagaagaggatgaggTGGATGAGGATCCggtggaagaggaggacgaagaggagcCCATTGCAGTGAGAAACCCAGAGAAGTACGAGTACCCCATCGACTCGGGTCCCTACCAGACAGCTGACTATCTGGACTCATCCTACTATGACAAAAGCTACAAAGCCACAACCTCACCACCTCTGATGAAAGGAGACAGCG TGACAACCACTCGACCCACAGATGGCGTGGACGTTTATTTCGAGAAGCCAGTGGACGACACTGAGCATGCCAActttctacgtgccaaaacggACTTGGAGGAACGACGAATGAAGCGCATCAATGAG ATCATGAAGGAGTGGGCTGAGGCAGACAACAAGTCAAAGAATCTGCCAAAGTCAGAGCAGCAAGCCCTAAATGAG CACTTCCAGTCCGTGCTGCAGACGCTGGAGGAACAAGTGGCGGGCGAGAGGCAGAGGCTGGTAGAGACTCATCTGGCCAGAGTGGAGTCTATCCTCAACAACAACCGCCGGCTGGCCCTGGAGAACTACCTGAGTGCGGTGCAGTCTGACGAGCCACAG CCGGAGCACGTGCTGCAGGCTCTGAAGCGATACATGGCGGCCGAGCAGAAGGACCGCAGACACACACTCAGGCACTACCAGCATATTGTGGCTGTCGACCCGCAGAAGGCTGAGCAGATGAAATTCCAG GTGTACACACATCTGCATGTGATCGAGGAGAGGATGAACCAGAGTCTGGCGCTGCTCTACAAGGACCCCATCTTGGCCGAGGAGCTCCATGATGATATCC AAGACCTGGTGCGGGCAGAGCGGGGCGACATCAGCGAGCTCATGACCACGTCCTTCTCTGAGACGCACACCACCGAGGAGCTTCTGCCAGCTCAGAGTGAGGAAGAGAAGGAtgacgaggaagaagaggagagagAATTCCAGAACAGGCCTTATCCTCCTCGCGTTG ACTTGCAATCAAATAAGAAAG GAGATGAATATGACTATGCCACATCTGAGAGGGCTCCTACTTACGAATATGAGGAAAAG ATCAACACCTCCGTGGAGCTCAAGCAGGTCGTCTACAAGCCTGATGAAATCGAGAGAGATGAACTG CAACCTGACGCCTTGGAGACATTTAACCGTGGAGCAATGGTGGGCTTGCTGGTGGTGGCTGTGGCCATCGCCATGGTGATGGTTGTCAGTCTGTTGCTGGTGCGCAGGAAGCCCTACGGCACCATCAGCCACGGCATCGTGGAG GTGGACCCCATGCTGACCCCAGAAGAGCGACAGCTCACCAAAATGCAAAACCACGGC